In Neorhizobium sp. NCHU2750, a single genomic region encodes these proteins:
- the otsB gene encoding trehalose-phosphatase — MSQQIQPKSGPHPADLSPPGNRLSDLLAQFDRWALFLDIDGTLIDLAPTPDGIVVPAELPSDLDRLANRFSGALALVTGRALSYADRLFEPYRFPIAGLHGAERRLADGTIDRVSVTPQFEALKMRIAEEASRWDGVLIEDKGAAVGAHYRQAPERQADLEALMERAAADAGDAFTLQRGKMVIELRPARASKGEALRAYLATPPFAGRLPVAIGDDLTDEAMFAATNALGGLSVRIGGAILPDGTSSRAAMLIASAGELRSILAGLAR, encoded by the coding sequence ATGTCGCAGCAGATACAGCCCAAGTCCGGCCCACACCCGGCCGATCTTTCACCGCCCGGAAACAGGCTTTCGGACTTGCTCGCACAGTTTGACCGCTGGGCGCTTTTTCTCGACATAGACGGCACGCTGATCGATCTTGCGCCGACCCCGGACGGCATAGTGGTGCCGGCCGAGCTGCCTTCCGACCTCGACCGCCTGGCGAACAGGTTTTCAGGCGCGTTGGCGCTGGTGACCGGCCGGGCGCTTTCCTATGCCGACAGGCTTTTCGAACCCTATCGCTTTCCGATTGCCGGGCTTCATGGCGCGGAGCGGCGCTTGGCCGACGGCACGATCGACCGGGTTTCAGTGACGCCGCAATTCGAGGCGCTGAAGATGCGTATCGCCGAAGAGGCGAGCCGATGGGACGGCGTGCTGATCGAGGACAAGGGAGCGGCCGTCGGGGCTCACTATCGCCAGGCGCCGGAGCGGCAGGCCGATCTCGAAGCGCTGATGGAGCGTGCCGCGGCAGACGCGGGCGATGCGTTCACCCTGCAGCGCGGCAAGATGGTGATCGAGCTGCGGCCCGCCCGCGCCAGCAAGGGAGAGGCATTGAGGGCCTATCTTGCCACCCCACCCTTTGCCGGCCGGCTGCCTGTCGCAATCGGCGACGATCTGACAGATGAGGCGATGTTTGCCGCCACCAATGCGCTTGGCGGCCTATCGGTGCGGATCGGCGGAGCGATTTTGCCGGATGGCACGTCCAGCCGGGCGGCGATGCTGATCGCCTCTGCCGGCGAACTTCGCAGCATTCTGGCCGGTCTCGCACGCTGA
- a CDS encoding class II glutamine amidotransferase — MCRWAAYRGEPLYLEELVSSPAHSLIEQSHCATRAKTATNGDGFGIAWYGDRPEPGRYRDVLPAWSDCNLRSLARQIRSPLFLAHVRAATTGATRRDNCHPFVHGRWSFMHNGQIANFDRIRRSMEGLLSDELFAARTGTTDSEMIFLLALQLGLDADPLGAMEKAVATVEALSMEKSGEALVRFTSCFSDGKQLYAVRYATDHRPPTLYAAPMGGSAGARSGYCLVSEPLNDEADTWVEIPDGSAVKVCPDGMQALLFQPRLLAEAA; from the coding sequence ATGTGCCGTTGGGCAGCCTATAGAGGCGAACCGCTTTATCTCGAAGAGCTTGTTTCATCGCCTGCGCATTCCCTGATCGAACAGTCCCATTGTGCCACGCGCGCAAAAACGGCGACAAACGGCGATGGTTTCGGCATCGCCTGGTATGGTGACAGGCCGGAGCCCGGCCGCTACCGCGATGTGCTTCCGGCCTGGTCAGACTGCAATCTGCGAAGTCTCGCCCGCCAGATCCGCTCCCCCCTGTTTCTCGCGCATGTGCGGGCAGCCACCACCGGCGCGACGCGTCGGGACAACTGTCATCCCTTCGTCCATGGCCGCTGGTCTTTCATGCACAATGGCCAGATCGCCAATTTCGACCGGATCCGCCGGTCCATGGAAGGCCTTCTGTCGGATGAGCTGTTCGCCGCACGCACCGGCACGACCGACAGCGAGATGATTTTCCTCCTCGCCCTGCAACTGGGCCTCGATGCCGATCCTCTTGGCGCGATGGAAAAGGCGGTTGCCACCGTCGAGGCGCTGTCGATGGAAAAATCGGGCGAAGCCCTGGTGCGCTTCACCTCCTGCTTTTCCGATGGCAAGCAGCTTTATGCCGTGCGCTACGCGACCGACCACAGGCCGCCGACGCTTTACGCGGCGCCCATGGGTGGCTCTGCCGGCGCCCGCAGCGGCTATTGTCTCGTCTCCGAACCGCTGAATGACGAAGCCGATACCTGGGTGGAAATTCCCGATGGCAGTGCCGTCAAGGTCTGCCCGGACGGCATGCAGGCGCTGCTGTTCCAGCCCCGGCTGCTTGCGGAAGCGGCCTGA
- the coaBC gene encoding bifunctional phosphopantothenoylcysteine decarboxylase/phosphopantothenate--cysteine ligase CoaBC, with translation MVLNGKRILLIISGGIAAYKSLDLIRRLRERGAEVRPIMTKAAQEFITPLAVGALSSGHVYADLFSREDEQDVGHIRLARDCDLVLVAPATANLMAKIANGLADDLASTVLLATDRPVLLAPAMNPKMWAAAPTRRNVETLKGDGITLIGPMAGEMAESNEAGVGRMAEPLQIVDAVIGMLDDGAKPLKGRTAIVTSGPTHEPIDPVRYIANRSSGKQGHAIAAALARLGADVTLISGPVTIPDPAGVTTVHVERAEEMLEAVTRHLPADIAVMVAAVADWRVAASSGQKIKKQPGEAPAPLALTENPDILKTVGHHQKRPKLVVGFAAETENVEANGRAKLARKGADMIVANDVSPESGVMGGNRNRVKIISAEGIDEWPDLAKDDVAERLAALIAQRLD, from the coding sequence ATGGTACTGAACGGCAAGCGCATCCTTCTCATCATTTCCGGCGGCATCGCGGCCTATAAGAGCCTCGACCTGATCCGGCGCCTGCGTGAACGCGGTGCCGAGGTGAGACCGATCATGACGAAGGCGGCGCAGGAATTCATCACCCCGCTTGCGGTTGGGGCGCTCTCTTCCGGCCATGTCTATGCCGATCTCTTTTCGCGCGAAGACGAGCAGGATGTCGGACATATCAGACTGGCGCGCGACTGCGATCTGGTGCTGGTCGCGCCGGCCACGGCAAACCTGATGGCGAAGATAGCGAACGGCCTGGCCGACGATCTTGCCAGCACCGTGCTTCTGGCCACCGACCGGCCGGTGCTGCTGGCGCCTGCCATGAACCCGAAGATGTGGGCCGCCGCGCCGACAAGGCGCAATGTCGAGACGCTCAAGGGTGACGGCATTACCCTTATCGGCCCGATGGCCGGAGAGATGGCCGAAAGCAACGAGGCAGGGGTCGGCCGCATGGCCGAGCCGCTGCAGATCGTGGATGCCGTGATTGGCATGCTGGACGACGGGGCGAAGCCGCTCAAGGGGCGTACCGCCATCGTCACCTCGGGGCCGACGCACGAGCCGATCGACCCGGTGCGCTATATTGCCAACCGCTCTTCAGGAAAGCAGGGACACGCCATTGCGGCAGCCCTCGCCAGGCTCGGTGCCGATGTCACGCTTATCTCCGGACCTGTGACGATCCCCGACCCTGCCGGCGTGACGACCGTGCATGTGGAACGCGCCGAGGAGATGCTCGAGGCGGTCACACGCCACCTGCCGGCCGATATCGCTGTCATGGTCGCGGCGGTCGCCGACTGGCGCGTTGCTGCGTCATCCGGCCAGAAGATCAAGAAGCAACCCGGCGAAGCGCCTGCGCCCCTGGCCCTTACTGAAAACCCGGACATCCTGAAAACCGTCGGCCATCATCAAAAACGGCCGAAACTGGTCGTCGGGTTTGCTGCGGAAACGGAAAATGTCGAGGCGAACGGCCGAGCCAAACTGGCACGCAAAGGCGCGGACATGATCGTTGCCAATGATGTTTCTCCCGAAAGCGGTGTGATGGGCGGCAACCGCAACCGGGTGAAGATCATCTCGGCGGAGGGGATCGACGAATGGCCGGACCTTGCCAAGGACGATGTGGCCGAGCGGCTTGCGGCGCTGATCGCACAGAGGCTCGACTAG
- a CDS encoding glyoxalase superfamily protein: MRDFRDAKLMAKALREALAEAKVEISHSKALDVVSAQFGYDDWNVLAAKIDAAGPVQRKDPISIQPAIPIFRIFDVAKAMEFYRDFLGFTVDWDHRFAPTAPLYCQMSRSGMQIHLSEHAGDASPGARVFVPMSGAAAFHRELTAKNYPYMRPGLEQAPWGLEVTVIDPFSNRITFCEREIKG, translated from the coding sequence ATGCGCGATTTCCGCGATGCGAAACTGATGGCCAAGGCACTGCGCGAGGCGCTTGCCGAAGCAAAAGTCGAGATTTCCCATAGCAAGGCACTGGATGTGGTCTCCGCCCAGTTCGGTTATGACGACTGGAACGTTCTGGCAGCAAAGATCGACGCAGCCGGTCCGGTGCAGCGGAAGGACCCGATTTCGATCCAGCCGGCCATCCCGATCTTCCGCATCTTCGATGTCGCCAAGGCCATGGAATTCTACCGCGATTTCCTAGGCTTCACCGTCGATTGGGACCACCGTTTCGCACCGACCGCGCCGCTCTATTGCCAGATGTCGCGCAGCGGCATGCAGATCCATCTCTCCGAACATGCAGGCGATGCGTCGCCCGGCGCCCGCGTTTTCGTGCCCATGTCCGGGGCTGCTGCCTTCCACAGGGAACTGACGGCCAAGAACTATCCCTACATGCGGCCGGGCCTGGAACAGGCGCCCTGGGGTCTGGAAGTGACGGTGATCGATCCGTTCAGCAATCGCATCACCTTCTGCGAACGCGAGATCAAGGGGTAG
- a CDS encoding LysR family transcriptional regulator — translation MELRHLRYFVAVAEELNFTRAAAKLGIGQPPLSQQIRDLENEIGSLLFHRVPHGAELTASGAAFLAEAKVTLAAADRAKLAAQQAARGDTGRLALGFTASATFNPAVTGIIRQFRARWPEVALSLIEMNSNWLMEKLAKGELDAAFIRPGLEDTAGVRLKRMADEPMLIALPAGHLLAAQSRVKLASLAGEPFITFPRNMGLSLYIDILRACKDAGFEPNVTQEAPQIPSVVNLVAAGLGVSIVPKSLAKIGIDGVVFRPIEGPPLMARLGIAMMKEQRSPIALNLFGLV, via the coding sequence ATGGAACTGAGGCACCTTCGTTATTTCGTGGCCGTGGCGGAAGAATTGAACTTCACCCGGGCCGCTGCAAAGCTCGGCATCGGCCAGCCGCCGCTCAGCCAGCAGATCCGCGATCTTGAAAACGAGATCGGATCGCTGCTGTTTCACCGTGTGCCCCATGGCGCCGAGCTGACGGCATCGGGAGCGGCGTTTCTCGCCGAGGCAAAGGTCACGCTCGCCGCCGCAGACAGGGCAAAACTCGCCGCACAGCAGGCTGCCAGAGGCGATACAGGCCGCCTGGCGCTGGGATTTACCGCATCGGCCACCTTCAACCCGGCCGTGACCGGGATCATCCGGCAGTTCAGGGCGCGATGGCCGGAGGTGGCGCTGTCACTCATCGAGATGAACAGCAACTGGCTGATGGAGAAGCTGGCCAAGGGCGAGCTCGATGCGGCCTTCATACGGCCCGGGCTCGAAGACACGGCGGGCGTGAGGCTGAAACGCATGGCCGACGAACCGATGTTGATTGCGCTGCCGGCCGGCCACCTGCTTGCGGCACAAAGCCGCGTCAAGCTCGCCAGCCTCGCCGGCGAGCCGTTCATAACCTTCCCGCGCAATATGGGCCTCAGCCTCTATATCGACATCCTGCGGGCCTGCAAGGATGCCGGGTTCGAGCCGAACGTGACACAAGAAGCCCCGCAGATCCCTTCCGTCGTGAACCTTGTCGCAGCCGGTCTCGGCGTGTCGATCGTACCGAAATCGCTGGCGAAGATCGGGATCGACGGCGTCGTCTTCCGGCCGATCGAGGGGCCGCCGCTGATGGCAAGGCTCGGCATCGCCATGATGAAGGAGCAGCGATCGCCGATTGCCCTCAACCTGTTCGGCCTGGTCTGA
- a CDS encoding MFS transporter, translated as MPSAAVSRPLEPEINLAPATVTSVPPSDPPKQYLTRGTSAYRKASFALFLSGYSTFALLYCVQPLMPIFSREFSVSPAVSSLSLSLSTGLLAVAIFCAAAVSERFGRRSLMFCSLMGASLCTLACALMPSWTLILVIRALEGLLLGGVPAVAMAYLSEEIDPKGIGAAMGLYIAGNALGGMSGRVFTGILAEFLSWRVALGVIAVFGIAAAIGFFTLLPPSRNFSPRRSNISYHVSAWLGHVSQSALALLFIIGFLLMGSFVTIYNYAGFRLVAAPYYLNQTELGLIFTAYLFGVGSSWVGGTLSDRFGRYPVMMAGVILMFAGVLTTLASSLVLIILGVAMLTAGFFMAHAVVSALIGRLARGNKGHASALYLLCYYLGSSIAGSVGGKFWSAGGWSAVITFTGIMLALALVAGQTSYFISRRAA; from the coding sequence ATGCCCTCCGCCGCAGTCAGCCGTCCATTAGAACCCGAAATCAATTTAGCGCCCGCCACCGTCACCAGCGTCCCGCCGTCTGATCCTCCCAAGCAATATCTGACGCGCGGGACCTCCGCATACCGCAAGGCGAGCTTTGCGCTCTTCCTCTCCGGTTACTCGACCTTCGCGCTGCTTTATTGCGTGCAGCCGCTGATGCCGATCTTCTCCCGTGAATTCAGCGTCAGCCCCGCCGTCAGCTCATTGTCGCTATCGCTCTCGACCGGCTTGCTCGCGGTGGCCATCTTCTGCGCCGCCGCCGTTTCCGAACGGTTCGGCCGCCGCAGCCTGATGTTCTGTTCGCTGATGGGCGCATCGCTCTGCACACTCGCCTGTGCCCTCATGCCCAGCTGGACGCTCATCCTCGTCATCCGGGCGCTGGAAGGCCTGTTGCTCGGCGGTGTCCCTGCCGTTGCCATGGCCTATCTGTCGGAAGAGATCGACCCGAAGGGCATCGGTGCTGCCATGGGCCTCTATATCGCCGGCAATGCGCTGGGCGGCATGTCGGGCCGGGTCTTCACCGGCATACTGGCGGAGTTCCTCTCCTGGCGGGTTGCTCTGGGCGTGATCGCCGTCTTCGGCATTGCCGCCGCGATCGGCTTTTTCACCCTCCTGCCGCCCTCGCGCAATTTTTCGCCGCGCCGGTCCAATATCAGCTACCACGTCTCGGCTTGGCTCGGTCATGTCAGCCAGAGCGCGCTGGCACTGCTCTTCATCATCGGCTTCCTGCTGATGGGCTCCTTCGTGACGATCTATAACTATGCCGGCTTCCGGCTGGTCGCCGCGCCCTACTATCTCAACCAGACCGAACTCGGCCTGATCTTCACCGCCTATCTGTTCGGTGTCGGTTCGTCCTGGGTCGGCGGCACGCTGAGCGACCGCTTCGGCCGCTATCCGGTGATGATGGCGGGTGTCATTCTGATGTTTGCCGGTGTTCTCACCACGTTGGCTTCCTCGCTGGTGCTCATCATTCTCGGCGTCGCCATGTTGACGGCCGGTTTCTTCATGGCCCATGCGGTGGTGAGCGCCCTGATCGGGCGCCTGGCCCGCGGCAACAAGGGCCATGCCTCGGCACTCTACCTGCTCTGCTACTATCTCGGCTCCAGCATTGCCGGTTCCGTCGGTGGCAAGTTCTGGAGCGCCGGTGGCTGGTCGGCGGTTATCACCTTCACCGGTATCATGCTGGCTCTGGCCCTGGTTGCCGGCCAGACCTCCTATTTCATCAGCCGCCGAGCTGCCTGA